ACAAACATCAGTTCAATTTAGGACACCAAACAATtaagttttcttttctttttcaccagACAACATTTCTACCGAACATTGAGTAAAAAATCAGCATTGCTTGAACTCTAAAGAACATGGCAGGCAAATTACATTTCCTGGTCTATTAGTTGACAGTGCCTGAATATATGTTCGGACACAAGGAACTATCTACAACTATGAGAGCATATTACTGATCCATGAAGGATCACCACAAAGTATAAAACACCAGTAAATAAttccacccaacatgctaacAATTTGCCAATAAAgctcaaaaaatgaaaattatggAACTGCAAAAGAGATTAGTTGTCCTGAGTCTTGTTTTCAGGACATTTGTTCACCATAACAGGTCAAAAAGCTCAAATACCATGCAAGGAAATTATACATTAGTAAAAAAACTTACTTTGCGATTGATTGATTTCTTCCTCATTCCCAGGCATTATATTCAAGGCTTCTCTAGCTGCTCTTCTTGCTGCTCTATCAAGGACATTCAACCATGCTCCATCTTCTAGAAGAACAGGATCCTCAGTTTCTTTTATCCATTCATCATCTGATGACAATTCATCTAAAACAGGAACAACTGGGGGTTGATACTTGGAAGCTCGCTTTAGTTGTTCTTGCTTCAATTTAAGTTTGTACATTACAAACACCAGATCATTCATCTTTTGAGCGTGTAAATGGTTCCTCTTCTTTGTATGCACCTTACTATAACATTGGAAAAGAATATGGCATTTTATTTTATAGTAAAGGCTCACTTAATCAACAAGCTATTGCTTTTAAATCAATTATGTTTCGATAACTTACCATCTCAAAGCACTCCAGTTTCGTTCACAACCAGATGAGCTACATGTTAAGCCCAAAATTCTTGTAGCAAATTTCTTCAGTTCTGGGCATTCATCCCCATATGAATCCCACCAATCAGCTACACCAATAGTTAGAAACCAAACTAATTAAAACCATCATTAAGTATTAAAAAGTTAGaactttaaaagaaaaaaaatgagaaaTGAACCTGGAGATTTTTTATCTCTTGTCATC
This genomic stretch from Spinacia oleracea cultivar Varoflay chromosome 3, BTI_SOV_V1, whole genome shotgun sequence harbors:
- the LOC110805624 gene encoding uncharacterized protein, with product MVHDPEERVTIDLQIDNFHNARGLFGFPTAVMTRDKKSPADWWDSYGDECPELKKFATRILGLTCSSSGCERNWSALRCKVHTKKRNHLHAQKMNDLVFVMYKLKLKQEQLKRASKYQPPVVPVLDELSSDDEWIKETEDPVLLEDGAWLNVLDRAARRAAREALNIMPGNEEEINQSQNASVEQLEISDDENDVVACVASNEVHDSGNLETDFGEGDGDDYDYDDLNVTGTGTSGALSDFADDENFGYDEN